GCTGCCGGTAGCCATCCCTTGGGGCCATGCGCCTATGATGTGAATCGCCTGGATAAACGCCGGGACCATGGTGGTATCGTTTCCAGTGGCGGTGAGGAGCCCCGTAATACGGTTTCCAGGGTGCAGGGTGGCGAACTTCCCGATGATAATGCCTGATAGGTGCCCTGGGAGAATGAACCGTGCATCCCGGCAGGCAAAAATGGGTGGCGGAGTGGTGGATCAGTGCGCTTCCAAGGATCGCCGCCCCGACACCGATGGCGACCCCCTCCCAGCGGTGCTGCTGTGGTGAACCCGCCCACGCAGAAGGGGTAGCGAAGATTAATGTTACACTGGCTGTAGCCGCTACGATGAACCCTTTTCTGATTTTCATTTTCGGCCTCCTGTTGTTCGGTTTGGTACAGATAGACACCGGCGGCCGAAAAAAGTTCAATGCTTGGATTCAGTCTGTGTTTGTCATGAACCCGCTGTTCGCTGCAACTGCCCATGGGCGGTAAGTAAAATATCCTCGGTCTCCTCCCAGCCGATGCAGGCATCGGTGATGGACACGAATGGATTGAGGTCTTCCTTGCGGGTTTCGCCATACACGAAAGGCTGGCTGCCTTCCTCGATGTTGCTTTCCAGCATCAAACCGCAAATGGCCTTGTTGGGCCGGATGGAAAGGCCGTTGGTGTGGCCCATGCGCTGAATCAGGACGTGATTGAAGACCTCCCCCTGGCGGCGGTAGTCCTTACCCGAATTTTTGTGGGAACAGTCCACGACGACCGATTGAATCAACGACGGATATTTGGACAGAAAGCCAACCGCTTCGGCGATACTGACCGGATCGTAATTGGGGCGTTTGCCGCCGCGCAATACGATATGGCAGTAGCGATTGCCACCGGAAAAGACCCGTGAAGTGACGCCATGGGGGTCGTTGCCCACAAAAACCTGGGGGCTGGAGGCGGCCAGCAGGGCGTTGATGGCCGTGTTCAGATTGCCGTCGGTTCCGTTTTTGAATCCCACCGGCATGGAAAAGGCGCTGGCCCACTCGCGGTGATTCTGGGATTCGGTCGTCCGGGCGCCGATACAGGCCCAGGCGATCAACCCGGACAGACGCTCGGCAGCCGTCTGGCTCAGGATTTCGGTGCCTACGGCCACACCCAACTCATTGAGATCCATCAATATCTTGCGGGCTTTGCGCAAGCCCTCATCGATGTCGAACGTCTTTTTATCGATATGGGGGTCGGAGATCAGGCCTTTGAAGCCCACATTGGTGCGGGGTTTTTCGAAATAGACCCGCATGACCAGCTTGATGGTCGTTTTGATCTTTTCCTGCAACCCGGCCAGCCGCTTGCCGTATTCGACGGCCTGGCGGTGGCTGATGATGGAACACGGCCCGGTGATCACCATCAGGCGGCTGTCCTTGCCGCTCAGGATATCCTTGATTTCCTGGCGGCTGTCCATCACGGTCCGGGTGGCGGTTTCCGTCATGGGGAATTCTTCCCGAAGCTGGTCCGGGGTAATGATCGAAGTGCGTTTGATTACATTTAAATCGTATGTTTTCTGCATGTTGTTTCCGTATATCTCATCTTATTGGTTAAACAATGGATTCGCTTCGAAATCGTTTTACTACCATAATGAAGAGGTCAACTCAATACAGACGAAATAATTCAAGGGATTTAGCAGAATCACTAAATCCCTTGAATTATTGGTGCCTAGGGCCGGAATCGAACCGGCACGGGGTATAACCCCGAGGGATTTTAAGTCCCTTGCGTCTACCAATTCCGCCACCCAGGCAATCGTTGAATTCTGTAAATGGAATGTGCGGATTGAAGGATAACCGTTCGTGAGGCTGCTATTAACGGGATTCTACTGGAATGTCAAGGAAATCAATCGTCTTCAGGCAACCGAAGAGGTTCTTTCCCCCAGGCGGAAAAAATCAACAACCCCATGGCAGCGGCAGGCTGTGGCAATCATCAGATGGCGCTGACGGTTGTTGCATACCGTCTCCAGGGCATGGAAAAATTCGTCCGGATAAATACCGCCAACACCGGGCAGCAATTGGTGGCTTCGGATGACGATGGGCAGCACACCGTCAAAATCCAATCCTGCCAGAAGTCGGAACAGGTCCATGGGTCTGGGTTTTCCGGTGTGCGTGCAGATGGTCTCCGGTTCAGGGCAGTTGTCCGGGCAGATAAAGTCGGCATGGCTGACATACGCCTGCCCAACGGCGCCCCGCATGGCGTGCGGCATTCGAGCCAGCCATCCGTCCGGGATATCGATGGGGATTATTTTATATTTTTTCGTAAGGTTGGATTTTAACCATTCATACGCGACATGAATAGGAATAGCCGGCACGACAATGTCTACCGGCGCCTGCGGCTGCAATTTGGTCGCAAGCCATTGGATTCCGTCCTGCTGGATGGCGATCACCTTGCCGTGCCCCAGGTCCGTCGACTTTTTGTCGACGACGGTGATCGCCGCATCGGCTTTCTTTTTGCCGATCCGCTCCACGGCGATCTGCCCGAAACGACCGGCACCGATAATCCAGAATCGTTCCAATCCCTTAAGCGGGTCGCTTTGTCGCTTGTCTTTGGCCATGGCATTTGATAAAAACGGGGATAATATGACCAGCACCGCACCGCATTTGATTCTTGCTTCCCAGTCCCCCCGGCGTCGCTACCTCCTCGAACAGGCCGGCCTGAGGTTTTCGGTGATTCCCAGCACCGTCGACGAGGACGCCATTGAGTTAACAGAACCGGGCGCCTATGTCAAAACATTGGCCCGGGCCAAGGCCGAAGCGGTGGCGATGGAATACCCCGAAAGCTGGGTGATCGGAGCGGACACGATCGTTACTATCGATAGCGCTATTTTAGGCAAACCCGGCGATCCCGAAGAAGCCCGCCGGATGCTCGAACAACTCAGCGGCCAGTCCCACGATGTCTAC
This window of the uncultured Desulfosarcina sp. genome carries:
- a CDS encoding 3-deoxy-7-phosphoheptulonate synthase; the protein is MQKTYDLNVIKRTSIITPDQLREEFPMTETATRTVMDSRQEIKDILSGKDSRLMVITGPCSIISHRQAVEYGKRLAGLQEKIKTTIKLVMRVYFEKPRTNVGFKGLISDPHIDKKTFDIDEGLRKARKILMDLNELGVAVGTEILSQTAAERLSGLIAWACIGARTTESQNHREWASAFSMPVGFKNGTDGNLNTAINALLAASSPQVFVGNDPHGVTSRVFSGGNRYCHIVLRGGKRPNYDPVSIAEAVGFLSKYPSLIQSVVVDCSHKNSGKDYRRQGEVFNHVLIQRMGHTNGLSIRPNKAICGLMLESNIEEGSQPFVYGETRKEDLNPFVSITDACIGWEETEDILLTAHGQLQRTAGS
- a CDS encoding potassium transporter, with translation MAKDKRQSDPLKGLERFWIIGAGRFGQIAVERIGKKKADAAITVVDKKSTDLGHGKVIAIQQDGIQWLATKLQPQAPVDIVVPAIPIHVAYEWLKSNLTKKYKIIPIDIPDGWLARMPHAMRGAVGQAYVSHADFICPDNCPEPETICTHTGKPRPMDLFRLLAGLDFDGVLPIVIRSHQLLPGVGGIYPDEFFHALETVCNNRQRHLMIATACRCHGVVDFFRLGERTSSVA
- a CDS encoding Maf family protein; protein product: MTSTAPHLILASQSPRRRYLLEQAGLRFSVIPSTVDEDAIELTEPGAYVKTLARAKAEAVAMEYPESWVIGADTIVTIDSAILGKPGDPEEARRMLEQLSGQSHDVYTGYAIVCKKRRLTVSKAIRTDVQFKELNAKEIEWYIQTGEPFDKAGAYAIQGMGTFLVRRINGSYTNVVGLPVCEVIEDLLNLGVVSMDRSLPPEARETKGTQP